In Streptomyces sp. P3, one DNA window encodes the following:
- the glnA gene encoding type I glutamate--ammonia ligase, translating into MFQNADEAKKFIADEDVKFIDVRFCDLPGVMQHFTLPVEAFDPDEELAFDGSSIRGFQAIHESDMALRADLSTARVDPFRRDKTVNINFFIHDPITGEQYSRDPRNVAKKAEAYLASTGIADTAYFGPEAEFYVFDSVRFKTSENESFYHIDSEAGAWNTGALEDNRGYKVRYKGGYFPTPPVDHFADLRAEISLELAASGLQVERQHHEVGTAGQAEINYKFNTLLAAADDLQLFKYIVKNVAWRNGKTATFMPKPIFGDNGSGMHVHQSLWSGGSPLFYDETGYAGLSDMARYYIGGILKHAPSLLAFTNPTVNSYHRLVPGFEAPVNLVYSQRNRSAAMRIPITGSNPKAKRVEFRAPDSSGNPYLAFSALLMAGLDGVKNKIEPAEPIDKDLYELAPEEHAGVAQVPTSLPAVLDRLEADHEFLLAGDVFTSDLIETWIDYKRTNEIAPLQLRPHPHEFELYFDV; encoded by the coding sequence ATGTTCCAGAACGCCGACGAGGCCAAGAAGTTCATCGCGGACGAGGACGTCAAGTTCATCGACGTCCGCTTCTGCGACCTGCCGGGCGTCATGCAGCACTTCACGCTGCCCGTCGAGGCGTTCGACCCGGACGAGGAGCTCGCCTTCGACGGCTCGTCGATCCGCGGCTTCCAGGCCATCCACGAGTCCGACATGGCGCTGCGCGCCGACCTGTCCACCGCGCGCGTCGACCCGTTCCGCCGCGACAAGACGGTCAACATCAACTTCTTCATCCACGACCCGATCACGGGCGAGCAGTACTCCCGTGACCCGCGCAACGTGGCGAAGAAGGCCGAGGCGTACCTGGCGTCGACCGGTATCGCCGACACCGCGTACTTCGGTCCCGAGGCCGAGTTCTACGTCTTCGACAGCGTGCGCTTCAAGACCTCGGAGAACGAGTCCTTCTACCACATCGACTCCGAGGCCGGCGCCTGGAACACCGGTGCGCTCGAGGACAACCGCGGTTACAAGGTCCGCTACAAGGGCGGCTACTTCCCGACCCCGCCGGTCGACCACTTCGCCGACCTGCGCGCGGAGATCTCCCTGGAGCTGGCCGCGTCCGGCCTCCAGGTCGAGCGCCAGCACCACGAGGTGGGCACCGCCGGCCAGGCCGAGATCAACTACAAGTTCAACACGCTGCTCGCCGCGGCCGACGACCTCCAGCTCTTCAAGTACATCGTGAAGAACGTCGCCTGGCGCAACGGCAAGACCGCGACCTTCATGCCGAAGCCGATCTTCGGCGACAACGGTTCGGGCATGCACGTCCACCAGTCGCTGTGGAGCGGCGGCTCCCCGCTGTTCTACGACGAGACCGGCTACGCGGGCCTGTCGGACATGGCCCGCTACTACATCGGCGGCATCCTCAAGCACGCGCCGTCGCTGCTGGCCTTCACCAACCCGACGGTGAACTCCTACCACCGTCTGGTGCCGGGCTTCGAGGCGCCGGTCAACCTGGTGTACTCGCAGCGCAACCGCTCCGCGGCCATGCGTATCCCGATCACGGGTTCCAACCCGAAGGCCAAGCGCGTCGAGTTCCGCGCCCCGGACTCCTCCGGCAACCCGTACCTGGCGTTCTCCGCGCTGCTCATGGCCGGTCTGGACGGCGTCAAGAACAAGATCGAGCCGGCCGAGCCGATCGACAAGGACCTCTACGAGCTCGCCCCCGAGGAGCACGCGGGCGTCGCGCAGGTCCCGACCTCGCTCCCGGCCGTCCTCGACCGCCTCGAGGCGGACCACGAGTTCCTGCTCGCCGGCGACGTCTTCACGTCCGACCTGATCGAGACGTGGATCGACTACAAGCGCACGAACGAGATCGCCCCGCTGCAGCTCCGCCCGCACCCGCACGAGTTCGAGCTGTACTTCGACGTGTGA
- a CDS encoding RDD family protein: protein MDNRQALGSWLSGPRSAMEDAGADFGYRGEQLGLPEEGPGSIARPGRRLGALALDWGLGVLIAYSLITDGYRPATGNWALLVFFVMSALTVGTVGFTPGKRLFGLRVVSADTGAVSPLRSVVRTVLLCLAVPALVWDRDGRGLHDRLARTVEVRT from the coding sequence GTGGACAACAGGCAAGCACTCGGATCGTGGCTCTCCGGCCCCCGCTCGGCCATGGAGGACGCCGGTGCCGACTTCGGCTACCGGGGCGAGCAGCTCGGTCTGCCGGAGGAGGGCCCTGGTTCGATCGCCCGTCCGGGCCGGCGGCTCGGCGCCCTGGCCCTGGACTGGGGGCTCGGCGTCCTGATCGCATACAGCTTGATCACGGACGGCTACCGGCCCGCCACGGGCAACTGGGCGCTGCTCGTCTTCTTCGTCATGAGCGCCCTGACGGTCGGCACGGTCGGCTTCACCCCGGGCAAGCGCCTCTTCGGTCTGCGCGTGGTGTCCGCCGACACCGGCGCCGTCAGCCCGCTGCGCTCGGTGGTGCGCACGGTCCTGCTCTGCCTGGCCGTGCCGGCACTGGTCTGGGACCGCGACGGCCGCGGTCTGCACGACCGGCTGGCCCGCACGGTGGAAGTGCGCACCTGA
- a CDS encoding DUF4191 domain-containing protein yields MARSDSAADAANPGRLKQIALTYKMTRKADKTIGLVLAGVFLLTFGVFLAIGFLLGHPVYLGILGFLLAFLATAIVFGRRAERAAFGQMEGQPGAAAAVLDNIGRGWTTTPAVAMNRSQDVVHRAVGKAGIVLVAEGNPNRVKSLLAAEKKKMNRIVADVPVHDVIVGVGEGQVELKKLRTTLLKYPRVLAGPQVTATNDRLRAMGDLMSNMPLPKGPMPKGMRLPKGGGGKAR; encoded by the coding sequence ATGGCGAGAAGTGACAGCGCGGCGGACGCCGCTAACCCCGGGCGACTGAAGCAGATCGCCCTGACGTACAAGATGACCCGCAAGGCCGACAAGACGATCGGCCTGGTGCTCGCGGGCGTCTTCCTCCTCACCTTCGGCGTCTTTCTCGCGATCGGCTTCCTGCTGGGTCACCCGGTCTACCTGGGCATCCTGGGCTTCCTGCTCGCCTTCCTGGCGACGGCGATCGTGTTCGGACGCCGGGCCGAGCGGGCCGCCTTCGGTCAGATGGAGGGCCAGCCGGGCGCCGCCGCGGCCGTCCTCGACAACATCGGCCGGGGTTGGACGACCACTCCGGCCGTCGCGATGAACCGCAGCCAGGACGTGGTGCACCGGGCCGTCGGCAAGGCCGGCATCGTCCTGGTCGCCGAGGGCAACCCGAACCGGGTGAAGAGCCTGCTGGCCGCCGAGAAGAAGAAGATGAACCGCATCGTCGCGGACGTCCCCGTGCACGACGTGATCGTCGGCGTCGGCGAGGGCCAGGTGGAGCTGAAGAAGCTGCGCACCACCCTGCTGAAGTACCCCCGGGTGCTGGCCGGACCCCAGGTCACCGCCACCAACGACCGGCTGCGCGCGATGGGCGACCTGATGAGCAACATGCCGCTGCCGAAGGGCCCGATGCCCAAGGGCATGCGGCTGCCGAAGGGCGGCGGCGGCAAGGCCCGCTGA
- the lipA gene encoding lipoyl synthase → MSAVAPDGRKMLRLEVRNSQTPIERKPEWIKTRAKMGPEYTKMQNLVKSEGLHTVCQEAGCPNIYECWEDREATFLIGGDQCTRRCDFCQIDTGKPEALDRDEPRRVGESVVTMDLNYATITGVARDDLADGGAWLYAETVRQIHLQTAGREAGRTKVELLAPDFNAVPEQLAEVFSARPEVFAHNVETVPRIFKRIRPGFRYERSLGVITAARDHGLVTKSNLILGMGETREEVSEALRQLHDAGCELVTITQYLRPSVRHHPVERWVKPHEFVELKEEADRIGFSGVMSGPLVRSSYRAGRLYQMAVEKRGSFIATQAV, encoded by the coding sequence GTGTCCGCAGTCGCACCCGACGGACGCAAGATGCTGCGCCTGGAGGTCCGTAACAGCCAGACCCCCATCGAGCGCAAGCCCGAGTGGATCAAGACCCGGGCGAAAATGGGTCCCGAATACACGAAGATGCAGAATCTCGTGAAGAGCGAGGGCCTGCACACCGTGTGCCAGGAAGCCGGTTGCCCCAACATCTACGAGTGCTGGGAGGACCGCGAGGCCACCTTCCTCATCGGCGGCGACCAGTGCACCCGGCGCTGCGACTTCTGCCAGATCGACACCGGCAAGCCCGAGGCGCTGGATCGCGACGAGCCGCGGCGCGTGGGCGAGTCCGTCGTCACCATGGACCTGAACTACGCCACCATCACCGGCGTCGCACGCGACGACCTGGCGGACGGCGGGGCGTGGCTCTACGCCGAGACCGTCCGGCAGATCCACCTGCAGACGGCCGGGCGGGAGGCGGGGCGCACCAAGGTCGAGTTGCTGGCCCCCGACTTCAACGCCGTCCCGGAGCAGCTCGCGGAAGTCTTCTCCGCGCGGCCCGAGGTCTTCGCGCACAACGTCGAGACCGTCCCGCGGATCTTCAAGCGGATCCGGCCGGGCTTCCGGTACGAGCGTTCGCTGGGCGTCATCACGGCGGCCCGCGACCACGGGCTGGTCACCAAGTCGAACCTGATCCTCGGCATGGGCGAGACCCGCGAGGAGGTGAGCGAGGCCCTGCGGCAGCTGCACGACGCGGGCTGCGAGCTGGTCACGATCACGCAGTACCTGCGGCCCTCGGTGCGGCACCACCCCGTCGAGCGCTGGGTCAAGCCGCACGAGTTCGTGGAGCTGAAGGAGGAGGCCGACCGGATCGGCTTCTCCGGCGTGATGTCGGGCCCGCTGGTACGGTCCTCCTACCGTGCCGGACGCCTCTACCAGATGGCCGTCGAGAAGCGCGGTTCCTTCATCGCCACCCAGGCGGTCTGA
- the lipB gene encoding lipoyl(octanoyl) transferase LipB — MSELRFVRMGFGGDAVEYREAWDEQRRVHAARFADEVPDSVLLLEHPAVYTAGRRTADAERPLDGTPVVDVDRGGKITWHGPGQLVGYPILKLPRPVDVVAHVRRLEDALIRVCAEFGLETTRVEGRSGVWVLGDPVELRAPLGGLSLEFDPRLADEEFDPRLNGPEYAPSNAGQRREDRKIAAIGIRVAKGVTMHGFALNVNPDNRWFDRIIPCGIRDAGVASLAGELGRDVTIEEVLPVVERHLRDVLENAELKPREIEKATA; from the coding sequence GTGAGCGAGTTGCGGTTCGTCCGGATGGGGTTCGGCGGGGACGCCGTCGAGTACCGGGAGGCGTGGGACGAGCAGCGCCGCGTGCACGCCGCGCGCTTCGCCGACGAGGTCCCGGACAGCGTCCTCCTCCTGGAGCACCCCGCCGTCTACACGGCCGGCCGGCGCACGGCCGACGCCGAGCGCCCCCTGGACGGCACCCCGGTCGTCGACGTGGACCGCGGCGGCAAGATCACCTGGCACGGACCGGGCCAGCTGGTGGGCTACCCGATCCTGAAGCTGCCGCGTCCGGTTGACGTCGTCGCGCACGTACGCCGCCTGGAGGACGCACTGATCCGCGTCTGCGCCGAGTTCGGCCTGGAGACCACCCGCGTCGAGGGCCGCAGCGGGGTGTGGGTGCTGGGCGACCCGGTGGAGCTGCGCGCGCCGCTCGGCGGCCTCTCGCTGGAATTCGACCCCCGGCTCGCCGACGAGGAGTTCGACCCCCGGCTGAACGGCCCGGAGTACGCCCCGTCCAACGCCGGCCAGCGGCGCGAGGACCGGAAGATCGCGGCGATCGGCATCCGGGTCGCCAAGGGCGTCACCATGCACGGCTTCGCGCTCAACGTGAACCCGGACAACAGGTGGTTCGACCGGATCATCCCGTGCGGCATCCGGGACGCGGGCGTCGCCTCGCTCGCCGGCGAACTGGGCCGGGACGTGACGATCGAGGAGGTGCTGCCCGTGGTGGAGCGGCACCTGAGGGACGTCCTGGAGAACGCCGAGCTGAAACCGCGCGAGATCGAGAAGGCGACCGCCTGA
- a CDS encoding regulator, which yields MTERPAQRTPNRQLAALIAEAGFSNAGLARRVDQLGLEHGLDLRYDKTSVTRWLRGQQPRGTTPALIAEVFTRRLGRRLSAQDLGLDACAPVYAGLEFAGTPEEAVDIVGGLWRKDSGSHAELRKIAFTPAGLVVPSRDWLIGRADEKVARGEPPARVPVQGRPPARPAAPQQLPPQLATHLSAPPPAPLASPLSSPRTLSPGPSAGPPRRGQGAERGPGQRVTGGDISALRSVGELFRSLDDRYGGGHARQALVRYLEHECEPMLRGTYGEQTGRRLFGAAADLTRLAGWTSFDIAAHGLAQRYFVQALRLSQVAGDRAYGSFVLVTMSRQAVYLGHGREAVQLARVAQQGVGTGAPPVVQALLHAAEARGHAVLGEVRASTAALVRAERALEAAKTGDETPYWARFFDEAQLADEFGHCHRDLQQFRAAAQHAERSLQLRPAAHARSRLFCRVVLASARLGLGELDQACQLAAEAAGQAAEMRSVRALEYVRDFERRLEPYKDASPARTYRDKVAALG from the coding sequence ATGACGGAACGACCCGCGCAGCGCACGCCCAACCGTCAGCTCGCCGCGCTCATCGCAGAAGCGGGATTCTCCAACGCGGGACTGGCCCGTCGCGTCGATCAGCTAGGCCTCGAACACGGGCTGGACCTGAGATACGACAAGACGTCCGTCACCCGGTGGCTGCGCGGGCAGCAGCCCCGCGGCACCACCCCCGCCCTGATCGCCGAGGTCTTCACCCGGCGTCTGGGCCGCCGCCTGAGCGCCCAGGACCTCGGCCTGGACGCCTGTGCCCCCGTATACGCGGGCCTGGAGTTCGCCGGCACGCCCGAGGAGGCCGTCGACATCGTCGGGGGGCTGTGGCGCAAGGACTCCGGCAGCCATGCCGAGCTGCGCAAGATCGCCTTCACGCCGGCGGGACTCGTCGTGCCGAGCCGTGACTGGCTGATCGGCCGGGCCGACGAGAAGGTCGCCCGCGGCGAGCCGCCCGCCCGGGTGCCCGTCCAGGGCCGCCCGCCCGCACGGCCCGCCGCGCCGCAGCAGCTCCCCCCGCAGCTCGCCACGCACCTCTCCGCGCCGCCACCGGCGCCGCTCGCGTCACCGCTGTCGTCGCCGAGGACCCTGTCGCCCGGACCGTCCGCAGGGCCGCCCCGGCGCGGGCAGGGCGCCGAGCGCGGCCCCGGCCAGCGGGTCACCGGCGGCGACATCTCCGCGCTGCGCTCGGTCGGCGAGCTCTTCCGCTCCCTGGACGACCGGTACGGCGGCGGCCACGCCCGGCAGGCCCTCGTGCGCTACCTGGAGCACGAGTGCGAGCCCATGCTGCGCGGCACGTACGGCGAGCAGACCGGCCGGCGGCTCTTCGGCGCGGCCGCCGACCTGACCCGCCTCGCCGGCTGGACCTCCTTCGACATCGCCGCGCACGGCCTGGCCCAGCGCTACTTCGTGCAGGCCCTGCGGCTCTCCCAGGTGGCCGGCGACCGCGCCTACGGCTCCTTCGTCCTCGTCACCATGAGCCGCCAGGCCGTCTACCTCGGCCACGGCCGGGAGGCGGTGCAGCTCGCGCGGGTGGCCCAGCAGGGCGTCGGCACGGGGGCACCGCCCGTCGTGCAGGCGCTGCTGCACGCGGCGGAGGCGCGCGGGCACGCGGTGCTCGGCGAGGTGCGCGCCTCCACCGCCGCCCTCGTCCGCGCCGAGCGCGCGCTGGAGGCGGCCAAGACCGGTGACGAGACGCCGTACTGGGCGCGCTTCTTCGACGAGGCGCAACTGGCCGACGAGTTCGGGCACTGCCACCGTGACCTGCAGCAGTTCCGGGCGGCCGCCCAGCACGCCGAACGCTCCCTGCAACTGCGTCCGGCCGCGCACGCCCGCAGCCGCCTGTTCTGCCGTGTGGTCCTCGCCTCCGCCCGCCTCGGCCTCGGCGAACTCGACCAGGCCTGCCAACTGGCTGCGGAGGCGGCCGGCCAGGCGGCGGAGATGCGGTCGGTCCGCGCCCTGGAGTACGTCAGGGACTTCGAACGCCGGCTGGAGCCGTACAAGGACGCGTCCCCGGCGCGCACCTACCGCGACAAGGTGGCGGCCCTGGGCTGA
- a CDS encoding NAD(P)/FAD-dependent oxidoreductase produces the protein MLEPAYQADVVVVGAGVSGLSAAHRLTSAGVRTVVLEAAPCVGGRMATEKVDGFRLDRIGQLLSTAYPELARTPGLGALGLRPFAPGVLLHSDGRHHRAGAQAGTGSARGALHAVRALAGTPRPGALPRPRAGGALPAAGRPPAPPRVRAGAPLGTAVDQARLGAALTRLAATPVERLLRRPELPAAQALAARGLPARTVDGFVRPLLAALLCDPDLTTSSRCADLALRAFAAGRLALPEGGAEALPELLARTLPPGSVRTGVRVTSVSTTSVTTSGHGEFRCRAVLVATDARSAAQLLPGLRVPDFHPVTVVHHTTDEPPGTGASLLLDADRGGPVAHTAVVSRVDPSRAPAGRTLISSTVLGALPPDVDTAVRMHLSRLYGVSTARWETLAVHHTAEAVPAMRAPHDLRRPVRLLAGLYVCGDHRDTSTVQGALHSAHRAASAIVADLRAAGSLPLADPRPTAPEEQAAA, from the coding sequence GTGCTTGAGCCCGCGTACCAGGCAGACGTCGTCGTGGTGGGAGCCGGAGTCTCCGGACTCTCCGCCGCGCACCGGCTGACCAGCGCAGGAGTAAGAACCGTGGTTCTGGAGGCCGCCCCTTGCGTGGGCGGCCGCATGGCGACGGAGAAGGTCGACGGGTTCCGGCTCGACCGCATCGGGCAGCTGCTGTCCACGGCGTATCCCGAACTGGCCCGGACCCCGGGGCTCGGCGCGCTCGGCCTGCGTCCGTTCGCGCCGGGGGTCCTGCTGCACAGCGACGGACGCCATCACCGCGCGGGCGCACAGGCGGGCACGGGGAGCGCAAGGGGCGCACTCCATGCGGTGCGCGCCCTCGCCGGCACTCCCCGGCCCGGCGCACTGCCCCGGCCGCGCGCCGGCGGCGCCCTGCCGGCGGCGGGACGGCCGCCCGCCCCGCCCAGGGTCCGGGCGGGCGCGCCGCTCGGCACCGCCGTGGACCAGGCGCGGCTCGGCGCCGCGCTCACCCGGCTCGCGGCCACCCCCGTCGAACGGCTGCTGCGCCGCCCGGAGCTGCCGGCCGCCCAGGCCCTCGCCGCCCGCGGACTGCCCGCCCGCACGGTGGACGGCTTCGTGCGCCCGCTGCTCGCCGCGCTGCTGTGCGACCCGGACCTCACCACCTCCAGCCGGTGCGCGGACCTCGCGCTGCGCGCCTTCGCGGCCGGCCGGCTGGCGCTGCCGGAGGGCGGGGCCGAGGCACTGCCGGAACTGCTCGCGCGGACCCTGCCACCGGGCTCGGTGCGCACCGGGGTGCGGGTCACCTCCGTCTCCACGACCTCGGTGACCACCTCGGGGCACGGCGAGTTCCGCTGCCGCGCGGTCCTGGTCGCCACCGACGCACGCAGCGCGGCACAGCTGCTGCCCGGGCTGCGGGTGCCCGACTTCCACCCGGTGACGGTCGTCCACCACACGACGGACGAGCCGCCCGGGACCGGCGCCTCGCTGCTCCTGGACGCCGACCGCGGCGGGCCGGTGGCACACACGGCGGTGGTCAGCCGGGTCGACCCGAGCCGCGCGCCCGCGGGCCGCACGCTGATCTCGTCCACCGTCCTCGGCGCGCTCCCGCCCGACGTCGACACCGCCGTACGCATGCACCTGTCCCGGCTGTACGGGGTCTCCACCGCGCGGTGGGAGACGCTGGCCGTGCACCACACCGCCGAGGCGGTGCCCGCGATGCGCGCGCCGCACGATCTGCGGCGCCCGGTGCGGCTGCTGGCGGGCCTGTACGTGTGCGGCGACCACCGGGACACCAGCACCGTGCAGGGGGCGCTGCACTCGGCGCACCGGGCGGCCTCCGCGATCGTCGCCGACCTGCGCGCCGCCGGTTCCCTGCCCCTGGCAGACCCGCGCCCGACGGCCCCCGAGGAGCAGGCAGCGGCGTGA
- a CDS encoding TIGR01777 family oxidoreductase, with protein sequence MERTRIAVAGASGLIGSALVRSLTADGHEVVRLVRRAPRGPLELRWDPEKGQVDAAGLAGCDAVVNVAGAGVGDRRWSEAYKKRIHDSRVHGTAALARAVASLDAPPRVFVNGSAMGFYGETGDRVVDESAPAGSGFLPELCVEWEAAAGPAQEAGVRTAFARTGLVVARGGGAWGKLFPLFTAGLGGRMGDGRQYWSYIALHDEVAAIRHLLDRADLSGPFNLTAPEPLTNREITAAMGRVLHRPTLFAVPAPVLRTVLGEMAGDVLGSARVVPKRLLESGFTFAFPGIEDAVRAA encoded by the coding sequence ATGGAACGTACGCGAATCGCGGTGGCCGGGGCGTCCGGACTGATCGGCAGCGCACTGGTGCGGTCCCTGACCGCGGACGGGCACGAGGTGGTCCGGCTGGTGCGCCGTGCGCCCCGGGGGCCGCTGGAGCTGCGCTGGGACCCCGAGAAGGGACAGGTGGACGCGGCCGGGCTCGCCGGGTGCGACGCGGTGGTCAACGTGGCGGGCGCGGGGGTCGGCGACCGGCGCTGGAGCGAGGCCTACAAGAAGCGCATCCACGACAGCCGGGTGCACGGCACGGCGGCGCTGGCGCGGGCCGTCGCCTCGCTCGACGCACCGCCGCGGGTGTTCGTCAACGGCAGCGCGATGGGCTTCTACGGCGAGACGGGCGACCGGGTCGTGGACGAGAGCGCGCCGGCCGGCAGCGGCTTCCTGCCGGAGCTTTGCGTGGAGTGGGAGGCGGCCGCGGGTCCCGCCCAGGAGGCGGGCGTGCGCACGGCGTTCGCCCGGACCGGGCTGGTCGTGGCGCGCGGCGGCGGGGCCTGGGGCAAGCTGTTCCCGCTCTTCACGGCCGGGCTCGGCGGGCGGATGGGCGACGGACGCCAGTACTGGTCGTACATCGCGTTGCACGACGAGGTGGCGGCGATCCGGCACCTCCTCGACCGCGCCGACCTGTCGGGCCCGTTCAACCTCACCGCGCCCGAGCCGCTGACGAACCGTGAGATCACCGCGGCCATGGGACGGGTGCTGCACCGGCCGACGCTCTTCGCGGTGCCGGCGCCGGTGCTGCGGACGGTGCTCGGCGAGATGGCCGGGGACGTGCTGGGCAGCGCGCGGGTGGTGCCGAAGCGGCTGCTGGAGTCCGGGTTCACCTTCGCGTTCCCCGGGATCGAGGACGCCGTCCGGGCAGCCTGA
- a CDS encoding GNAT family N-acetyltransferase produces MPEPSAPRIRAASPADDEALGLVDRLTWSPLHAVMPEPQPPYDSFFDERHRPEDFLVAELDGRAVGYVRLVPPTPLAANAHVRQIQGLAVLAEARGHGVGRALVRAAVEETRRQGARRITLRVLGHNTPARKLYEAEGFAVEGILPEEFLLDGAYVDDVFMGRPV; encoded by the coding sequence ATGCCCGAGCCGTCCGCACCCCGCATACGCGCCGCGTCCCCCGCCGACGACGAGGCGCTCGGTCTCGTCGACCGGCTGACCTGGTCCCCGCTGCACGCCGTCATGCCCGAGCCGCAGCCGCCGTACGACTCGTTCTTCGACGAGCGGCACCGGCCCGAGGACTTCCTCGTCGCCGAACTGGACGGCCGTGCCGTCGGATACGTGCGTCTCGTCCCGCCCACCCCGCTCGCCGCCAACGCGCACGTCCGGCAGATCCAGGGCCTCGCCGTGCTCGCCGAGGCGCGCGGCCACGGCGTCGGACGGGCACTGGTCCGCGCCGCCGTCGAGGAGACCCGCCGACAGGGGGCCCGCCGCATCACCCTGCGCGTCCTCGGCCACAACACCCCGGCCCGCAAGCTCTACGAGGCCGAGGGGTTCGCGGTGGAGGGGATCCTCCCCGAGGAGTTCCTGCTGGACGGCGCGTACGTGGACGACGTCTTCATGGGCCGGCCCGTGTAG
- a CDS encoding MarP family serine protease → MDLLDILLVLVILAYAGSGYRRGLVAGCVSLAGFVGGAVIGVWVLPWLMDPVAPGTTAATVTAVLTVLVPAAMGHELAGRLALRLRRELDRGPLRVADGIGGAAANVVAVLIVAWVAASVLGASSSPVVTSSIRDSRLLGAVQEVMPDTTPTWFARATSALTQAGFPQVFNPFENESTAEVAKPTGDNVTASATEAARRSTVKIEGVAGDQGREGSGFVYASEHVMTNAHVVAGIDSPTVRIGGVGPSYDARVVLFDPDKDVAVLYVPYLKAPVLVFDDEAARGNPAVVAGYPQDGDLNLQAATVAARVKATGRNIYNDEIVTREIYSIRSTVRPGNSGGPLLTTTGRVYGVVFARSTSDDETGYVLTAAEVDGDAKRAATATRPVDTGRLTPS, encoded by the coding sequence GTGGACCTGCTCGACATCCTGCTGGTGCTGGTGATCCTGGCCTACGCCGGCTCCGGCTACCGGCGTGGCCTGGTGGCCGGGTGTGTGTCGCTGGCCGGTTTCGTGGGCGGTGCGGTGATCGGCGTGTGGGTCCTGCCGTGGCTGATGGATCCGGTGGCTCCGGGGACCACCGCGGCCACCGTGACGGCCGTGCTGACGGTCCTCGTGCCGGCCGCGATGGGGCACGAGCTGGCGGGGCGGCTGGCGTTACGGCTGCGCCGCGAGCTGGACCGCGGGCCGCTCCGGGTGGCGGACGGGATCGGCGGCGCGGCGGCCAACGTGGTCGCGGTACTGATCGTGGCCTGGGTGGCGGCGAGCGTGCTGGGCGCGTCCTCGTCGCCGGTGGTCACCTCGTCGATACGGGACTCACGGCTGCTGGGGGCCGTGCAGGAGGTCATGCCGGACACCACGCCCACCTGGTTCGCGCGGGCCACGTCGGCGCTGACGCAGGCGGGCTTCCCGCAGGTCTTCAACCCCTTCGAGAACGAGTCGACGGCCGAGGTCGCCAAGCCCACCGGCGACAACGTCACGGCGAGCGCCACCGAGGCGGCCAGGCGCAGCACGGTGAAGATCGAGGGCGTCGCGGGCGACCAGGGCCGCGAGGGCAGCGGCTTCGTGTACGCCAGCGAGCACGTGATGACCAACGCGCACGTGGTGGCGGGCATCGACAGCCCGACCGTGCGGATCGGCGGCGTCGGGCCGTCGTACGACGCGCGCGTGGTGCTCTTCGACCCGGACAAGGACGTGGCGGTGCTGTACGTGCCGTACCTGAAGGCGCCGGTGCTGGTCTTCGACGACGAGGCCGCGCGCGGGAACCCGGCGGTGGTGGCCGGCTATCCGCAGGACGGCGACCTCAACCTGCAGGCGGCCACGGTCGCGGCCCGGGTGAAGGCGACCGGCCGCAACATCTACAACGACGAGATCGTCACCCGGGAGATCTACTCGATCCGCTCCACCGTGCGCCCCGGCAACTCCGGTGGCCCGCTGCTGACCACGACCGGCCGGGTCTACGGCGTGGTCTTCGCCCGCTCCACGTCCGACGACGAGACGGGGTACGTGCTGACGGCGGCGGAGGTCGACGGCGACGCGAAGCGCGCGGCGACCGCCACCCGGCCGGTGGACACGGGACGCCTGACCCCTTCGTGA
- a CDS encoding peptidoglycan recognition protein, translating into MLLGCLPGLAAVAALGACAGGVDDASSAGRTPRPAAARPAAGHRAARPPVVPRTAWLDALARHAQPPPRYDDKAVAVFVHHTDSPNGYDCADAPRIIRSLYTGQTAARGWDDIGYNFLVDRCGTVYEGRAGGVDRAVTGAHTQGFNHRTVGIAALGTFTSGVPVPQAMVDAIAALAAWKLGLSGVDPRAHVRLTSSNSHSRYAAGTTATLPALAGHRDGFMTSCPGAALAARLPEIREKAARLQGRTAAHALTGTP; encoded by the coding sequence GTGCTCCTGGGCTGTCTGCCAGGGCTCGCCGCCGTCGCCGCCCTGGGGGCGTGCGCGGGCGGCGTCGACGACGCCTCCTCCGCCGGCCGGACCCCCCGTCCCGCCGCCGCCCGTCCCGCCGCCGGGCACCGGGCGGCCCGGCCGCCCGTCGTGCCGCGCACCGCCTGGCTGGACGCCCTCGCCCGGCACGCGCAGCCGCCGCCGCGCTACGACGACAAGGCCGTCGCCGTCTTCGTCCACCACACCGACTCGCCCAACGGCTACGACTGCGCCGACGCGCCCCGCATCATCCGCTCGCTGTACACCGGCCAGACCGCCGCCCGGGGCTGGGACGACATCGGCTACAACTTCCTCGTCGACCGCTGCGGCACCGTCTACGAGGGCCGGGCGGGCGGCGTCGACCGCGCCGTCACCGGTGCGCACACCCAGGGCTTCAACCACCGCACGGTGGGCATCGCCGCGCTGGGCACCTTCACCTCCGGCGTCCCGGTGCCGCAGGCCATGGTCGACGCGATCGCCGCCCTCGCCGCCTGGAAACTCGGCCTGTCCGGCGTCGACCCGCGGGCGCACGTACGGCTCACCTCCAGCAACAGCCACAGCCGGTACGCGGCCGGGACCACCGCCACCCTACCCGCCCTGGCCGGCCACCGGGACGGCTTCATGACGAGCTGTCCCGGCGCCGCCCTCGCCGCCCGCCTCCCGGAGATCCGCGAGAAGGCCGCCCGCCTCCAGGGCAGGACGGCCGCGCACGCTCTCACAGGAACGCCTTAG